Genomic window (Planococcus sp. MSAK28401):
GCAATTATTACTATTCTCGGCGCACGGCGCACAATTCAAGCGGGCTTATCAAGTGAGGTCAGGCGATACCCATGCCGATATCCAACTCGAATTTCCCAACTCTAGCGAAAACGGGCTCGGCATGCCGCTGCCGGAGGGGGTGGTGAAAGTATACGAAGCCGGGGATTCGGGTGAAACGTTTTTCACGGGCGAAGGTCGAATCGAACACACAGCGCCTGGGAAAAACCTGCGCGTCTATATCGGAAAAGCGACGGACATCACGAGCGACAGCCATGAAAAATTGCGTGAAAAGCATGGCGTCCATGAATACATCACTTATGTGTACAAACTCGAAAATGAAAAGACAGAAAGCATCCGTTTACTGGTCGAACACGTTATAGTTGAGCCCATTTGGGAAATGGAATCGTCCAGCCACGATTATGAACGGAAAAGCAGTTCGAAAGTGGAATTTGTCCTCCGGATCCAGCCTGAGACCACGGTTGAATTGGAGTTCACGTACAAAGTCGACAAACGGCGAGAAGAGCGAGGCTATTAGAAAAAGGAGGAGAACAATATGGAAGTCGCATCAGTCAATGGGCGCATACATGTCAGAAACTTAGCTACAAGCATACTCGTTCCGGTCGTCGGCGGGTCGATTGTCGGAGCGCTTGCCAATAGAGGCACCCGCGAGCAATACGAGCGGCTAAAAAACCCTTCGTTTGCGCCGCCGGGTTGGGTGTTCCCGGTCGTCTGGACAGCGCTATACAAAATGATGGGCGTCGCCAAATACCGTGCGCAAGAAACGGCCAAACCGCTTGGGCGGGAGCGGCAGGTGCTGGCCCCGTATGAACTTCAGCTCGGCTTGAATTTCCTGTGGTCGTTCTTGTTCTTCAAATGGGGATTACGGGGAACGGCGCTCGTTGAAATGGCGGCATTACTCGGTACAATCATCTGGGCAGCGTATGAATTCTATCAAGTCGACAAGCTGGCCGGAGGTTTAATGGTACCCTATATTGCCTGGGTGGCGTTTGCGCTTGGGTTGAATTATTCATTCTGGCAGTTGAATAAATGATCGTCCGAAGTGTCGGAATCCTCAGCGGTTTCGGCACTTTTGTCTATTTTTTGACCTGCTTTTAAAAAAGTATTTCAAACACTG
Coding sequences:
- a CDS encoding TspO/MBR family protein, whose translation is MEVASVNGRIHVRNLATSILVPVVGGSIVGALANRGTREQYERLKNPSFAPPGWVFPVVWTALYKMMGVAKYRAQETAKPLGRERQVLAPYELQLGLNFLWSFLFFKWGLRGTALVEMAALLGTIIWAAYEFYQVDKLAGGLMVPYIAWVAFALGLNYSFWQLNK